Proteins encoded by one window of Tunturibacter psychrotolerans:
- the hpnA gene encoding hopanoid-associated sugar epimerase: MRVFITGATGFVGGHVARSYAAEGASLRLLTRKTSRLDSLDDIHAEMVTGDLREPEKLRSALVGCDALVHVAADYRLWVRDPDQMYAANVTGTRELLKLACEVGVRRVVYTSSVATMGFKSDGTIVNEETPVSLEEMIGHYKRSKFLGELEAIKAAKAGQHVMILNPTTPIGPGDWKPTPTGRIIVDFLNKNFPAYVDTGLNLVDVAEVARMHVVALEHGTPGERYILGGENLTLKQILDRMSTITGLPSPTMKVPHAVAMAFAFFDENFTGKLRGKEPRATVEAVRMGKKMMFASSAKAERELGFQVVPIYNALRAAIEWFVAHGYAPPLDGHAA; this comes from the coding sequence GTGCGCGTATTCATTACGGGAGCGACGGGCTTCGTCGGAGGCCATGTGGCCAGGAGTTATGCGGCAGAGGGTGCGAGCCTTCGTTTGCTGACTCGAAAGACGAGTCGATTGGACTCGCTTGATGACATTCATGCAGAGATGGTGACTGGGGATCTGCGTGAACCGGAAAAGTTGCGTTCTGCGTTAGTCGGTTGCGATGCTTTGGTGCATGTGGCGGCTGATTATCGTTTATGGGTGCGGGATCCTGACCAGATGTATGCCGCGAACGTGACCGGTACCCGCGAGCTTCTAAAGCTGGCATGTGAGGTTGGGGTGCGGCGGGTTGTGTATACCTCAAGTGTGGCCACGATGGGCTTCAAGAGCGACGGCACGATAGTGAACGAAGAGACGCCAGTTTCTTTGGAAGAGATGATCGGCCATTACAAGCGATCGAAGTTTCTTGGGGAGTTGGAAGCGATTAAAGCCGCGAAGGCTGGACAGCATGTCATGATCCTGAATCCAACGACACCGATTGGACCGGGTGATTGGAAGCCTACCCCGACCGGAAGGATTATCGTCGACTTTCTAAACAAGAACTTTCCCGCGTATGTGGATACGGGACTTAATCTGGTGGATGTTGCTGAGGTGGCTCGCATGCACGTGGTTGCGCTTGAACATGGGACGCCTGGAGAGAGATACATTCTGGGTGGCGAGAATCTTACCCTGAAACAGATTCTGGATCGCATGTCCACCATTACGGGACTTCCTTCTCCGACGATGAAAGTGCCGCATGCTGTTGCGATGGCGTTTGCCTTTTTTGATGAAAATTTTACCGGCAAGTTGAGAGGCAAAGAACCGCGTGCGACTGTAGAGGCAGTGCGAATGGGAAAGAAGATGATGTTTGCTTCTTCGGCAAAGGCAGAGAGAGAACTGGGATTTCAAGTGGTGCCTATCTATAACGCCTTGAGAGCGGCGATCGAGTGGTTTGTCGCCCATGGTTATGCGCCTCCCCTTGATGGACACGCTGCATGA